The DNA segment TTCCACCCGCAGCGATTAATGGTATATCTCCCCAGTTTTTAATTTCTTGTGCAACTTGTGGTACTACATTTTCTAACTGATATTCATCCATTAAACATTGCTCATAAGTAAAACCCTGATGTCCACCACTTTTTGGCCCTTCAACTATAACTGCATCAGGCAAGCGATTGTATCTGCTTTGCCATCTTTTGCAGATAATTTTTAAAGCCTTAGCCGATGATACAATAGGCACCAAAGCAACATCAGGATAATCTTGTGTAAATTCAGGCAAATTTGTAGGAAGCCCTGCTCCTGAAACTATCACATTAAAACCAACCTCACAAGCATTACGAGCAATTTGCGCATAATTATTACTTGCATATAAAATATTACAGCCTAAAGGTGCATCTTTACAAACCTTTCTAGCATTATCTATCAAAGCTTTTAGGCCTGCTTTTGAGTAAAAATTATCACTACCATAAGGCTTTGCATTGAACTCTTTATCTATATGCGTTCTATTTTCATAATATCCAGTTCCTACCGAAGAAATAATCCCTAATCCACCATTTAAAGAAACTGCAGAAGCAAGTTTGTCCCAACTTATACCAAGTCCCATGCCACCTTGAAAAATAGGATATTTTATCTCATGCTTTCCAATTTTTAAAGCTTTAAAACTCATCATATTACCTTTAATTTTGCAAATTTTCTTTTTCCAACTTGTAAAATATATTCACCGCTTTCTAGTTGGAATTGTTCATCTTGAACTTTTTCTCCATTAACACTTACTGCATTTGAATTAATCAATCTTCTAGCAGCTGAAGTAGAACTTTCCATTTTGCACTCTACTATAGCTTTTGCAAGCCAAATACTACCTTCTAAAGTAAAACTTGGCATATCACTAGGAAGTTCTTTTGCGCTATGGACTTTGTCAAATTCTTCCTTAGCTTTTAAAGCACACTCGCTTGAGTGAAAACGCGCAGTAATTTCTAAAGCTAAATTTTCTTTAGCTTTTTTAGGATGCAATGAGCCATTTTTAATATCATCTTTTATTTGTGAAATTTCATTTAAGCTTTTTTCACTTAAAAGTTCATAATATCTAAACATCAATTCATCACTAATACTCAAAACTTTAGCATACATATCTTTGGCATTTTCAGTTACACCAATATAATTTCCCAAGCTTTTACTCATTTTATTTACACCATCAAGGCCTTCAAGCAATGGCATCATCATCACCGCTTGTTCTTTTTGACAATTATATACTCTTTGAAGCTGTCTACCCATTAAAAGATTAAACTTTTGATCCGTACCGCCCATTTCTATATCACTTTTTAATGCAACACTGTCATAACCTTGCAAAAGCGGATATAAAAACTCACAAATTGATATAGGGCTTTGTTCTTTGAAACGCTTAGTAAAATCATCTCTCTCAAGCATTCTAGCAACACTAAAAGTCGAAGTAAGCTCTACTATACCAGCAGCACCAAGCTCATTTAGCCATTTAGAATTAAAATGAATTTGAGTTTTATTTGGATCTAAAATCTTAAAAACTTGTTCTTCATAAGTTTTAGCATTTTTAAGTACTTCTTCTTTGTCAAGTTTTTTTCTTGTAGCACTTTTTCCTGTTGGATCTCCAATTTGAGCAGTAAAATCACCTATTAAAAACTGCACTATAGCCCCATGTTTTTGAAGCAAAGCCATTTTGCTCAAAACCACAGTATGACCCAAATGCAAATCAGCAGCCGTAGGATCAAAACCAGCCTTTACAAAAAAATTTTCACCTTTTTCATAGTAATTTTTTACTAAAGAAACTAATCTTTCTTCATCAATAATTTCTGCTATTCCTCGTTTAATTTCTTTAATAATTTCATTAATATCCATAAAAAACCTTTTTTAGTGATTATTATATGCATCATTTAAAGATGTAAAATCTAAAATTTTATATCTAGATTTTAATCTTTCTTTTGCATTCTCAAGATCTATATTATTAGGTAACTCAACTTGTACTTCAAAATAATTTGCAACGACTGGCTCTGAATCAGCTGAGTTAATACTTAAAACATTAATCTGCATTTTAGCTAAAGTAGTTAGAAAATCTGCTAAAGAACCTTTTTTATTTTCTATAGAAACGATGATTTTGTAACTTTTTATCGAACTATCATTCCAAAAAACAAAAACCATTTCTTTGTTATCTTCTATCAT comes from the Campylobacter sp. CNRCH_2014_0184h genome and includes:
- the tyrS gene encoding tyrosine--tRNA ligase; protein product: MDINEIIKEIKRGIAEIIDEERLVSLVKNYYEKGENFFVKAGFDPTAADLHLGHTVVLSKMALLQKHGAIVQFLIGDFTAQIGDPTGKSATRKKLDKEEVLKNAKTYEEQVFKILDPNKTQIHFNSKWLNELGAAGIVELTSTFSVARMLERDDFTKRFKEQSPISICEFLYPLLQGYDSVALKSDIEMGGTDQKFNLLMGRQLQRVYNCQKEQAVMMMPLLEGLDGVNKMSKSLGNYIGVTENAKDMYAKVLSISDELMFRYYELLSEKSLNEISQIKDDIKNGSLHPKKAKENLALEITARFHSSECALKAKEEFDKVHSAKELPSDMPSFTLEGSIWLAKAIVECKMESSTSAARRLINSNAVSVNGEKVQDEQFQLESGEYILQVGKRKFAKLKVI
- a CDS encoding nitronate monooxygenase, with protein sequence MSFKALKIGKHEIKYPIFQGGMGLGISWDKLASAVSLNGGLGIISSVGTGYYENRTHIDKEFNAKPYGSDNFYSKAGLKALIDNARKVCKDAPLGCNILYASNNYAQIARNACEVGFNVIVSGAGLPTNLPEFTQDYPDVALVPIVSSAKALKIICKRWQSRYNRLPDAVIVEGPKSGGHQGFTYEQCLMDEYQLENVVPQVAQEIKNWGDIPLIAAGGIWDKQDIEKMMSLGASGVQMGTRFIGTFECDASDDFKQVLLDCKKEDIELLKSPVGYPARGVRTNLLNLVDKRMGPKISCVSNCVAPCGRGKEATKVGYCIADRLYDAWSGKKETGLFFTGANGYRLDKLISVEELMKKLVNGEDA